One segment of Lytechinus variegatus isolate NC3 chromosome 13, Lvar_3.0, whole genome shotgun sequence DNA contains the following:
- the LOC121425999 gene encoding transmembrane protein 249-like yields MKKQIVGIFGTWDLNFWSRPEDVFREKLEENHIHPFTETGPNRFEYEYRSRWFSIFLIAIILEVLGVSMWYAWGNPSQFISFAVVFFIISIHRIHAHKDMVKIIIDLHKGEYYLMKKGELTYRGLLHNIYIRLIGQNSGSGEIFFKIVLNGHDLAPQDLTSSTVRKDKLEKLGRRLANRLGINYFDWTDKSTHHILFTLMY; encoded by the exons ATGAAAAAGCAGATTGTTGGAATATTTGGAACATGGGACCTGAATTTCTGGAGTCGACCAGAAGATGTTTTTCGAGAAAAACTTGAGGAGAATCACATTCACCCATTCACGGAGACGGGACCAAATC gCTTTGAATACGAGTATCGTTCTCGGTGGTTTTCAATATTCCTCATTGCAATTATTCTCGAGGTCCTCGGTGTCTCAATGTGGTATGCCTGGGGAAACCCCTCG CAATTCATCTCTTTCGCGGTAGTATTCTTTATCATCAGCATCCATCGTATTCACGCCCATAAGGACATGGTTAAAATCATCATCGATTTGCACAAGGGAGAATACTACCTCATGAAGAAGGGTGAACTAACATACAGAGGCTTGCtacacaatatttacatcagaCTGATTGGTCAAAATAGTG GATCTGgtgaaattttctttaaaattgttttgaacgGTCACGACCTTGCGCCCCAAGATTTAACCTCATCAACTGTTCGAAAAGAC aagcTAGAAAAATTGGGCCGTCGATTGGCAAATCGTCTAGGAATAAATTACTTTGACTGGACAGACAAATCTACACATCATATCCTTTTTACACTCATGTATTAA